The Cottoperca gobio chromosome 8, fCotGob3.1, whole genome shotgun sequence genome contains the following window.
GGTTTTGGGATTAGTTGCATTCTGTGGTCGTGGCATGTAGCCTGCATTTGGAAGAGAGAACTTTCATGTGCTGTTTTCAGGAAACTGGACTTTATGAGTACAAAATCTTTGGTGTGCTCAACACCTGCAATGCAGAGCTGTGTGCAGAGGTCTACATGGACTTGACGTATCGGAAACATTGGGATACATAtgtgaaaggtaaagaaaacCCCAGTAAGGCGAGGTTCACACTGTCTTCCATCCACACTTGCCCTCATCTCTCCTGATTAATAACTAGTTCTGTTGCTGGAAAAATGATCACACATGTAAGCTTCTGTCTTTTACCATTTGCCTTCTTAGTGTTCTGCACATAGGCATGGTTTTATACtgtgaaataacatttttaatttgttatcCTTGTCTTCATGCACCTCTACAGTAACCTGCAGGTAACATGTTGTCTGTTTCGTAGTTACCTAGTGTTGAATcataatatttgacattttcgaCGTAGGTTAACGTGATTTTATTAGTAGTTGAAGCAGCTTTTACATCCAAAGTGGTGTTTACAGGAGCGTCTTGTTGTGTGTGGTGGTAGCAGAGTCTTCTTGTATTTGCTCTCCCTCCTACAAGAATGTAGACCAGCAGTCAGATGCACACAAATACTGGAAAATGTTGCTCATAATTAGTTTGTTATCAATGTTGTCGAGCGagtaatatgtttttgtattattaatatccCTTGGTTGCTCAGTCAGCCATGTTTTAACTCCTACATGAGACAGTTAAGAGCTACACTTGTGAGAGCATTTAAAGTCTCCCCAGAGTGTGTCCAATCTATTTGATGTGGATCACGAGAAACTGCACTAGAAGGAGGAGGGATACAGTTGGTTGTTCTTACTTCAATTCCATCATTTAGTCATGGGCAGTATTTCAAGTGTATGcatgaacagaaacagaaaataatctcCATTTCCTTTCCATAAGAGATGAAGAAGCACCGTGTAACGGAGCGTCCTCAGAGTATAAGTGTCTGAATACATGCTTTTTTATTAAacgtttgtcttgtttttttaaatccagagCTCTATGAGAAGGACTTCAGTGGAAATAAAGCAATCTACTGGGAAGTAAAATACCCGTTTCCCATGTCAAACAGAGAcgtatccttctttccttttGAGCTTACAATGTGGTTTATAGAGTTAACATCTTAAAGTCTTCCCTAACCGCTCAAACCTCAGTATGTGTACATGAGGGAGCGCAGAGACCTGGATGTGGACGGCAGGAGGATCTGGGTGATTCTCGCCAGAAGTGCGCCAGAGACGCCGTGTGCAGAAAAGAGTGGCGTGCTGCGCGTCAAAGACTACAAGCAGAGCGTCGCCTTGGAGAGCGATGGAGGCTGTGGAACTAAAGGTGATGAAaaaaatattactttacatatttattaggttgcttttttgtttctttttgtttcaaaatgagtttgactttcattcaaactttatttacacgAACATGAAGTAATCACGTTGTCATGACATCATGTGTTTGGATTCAGGATTGTTAATATGAGCTCTGCAAACgtgtaaaaatgcattttccatcactttttacaatttaattCATTAACAAACTAAAAGCCccgtcacacatctccgtatgacagaaacgtacgTCGGCGCATACGGAAAtatgtcagagtccaaatacgtccaacttttcatccgatcggaaaagtgaacatatacagcatgtctaacctgttgatatcgtatcactgacttatacaaaatgtatcagacgaatacccaactaatgcataacgtatagaaaaatatggcgtatacaaaatatcggcaacacgctggtgtacgttgatataaggtataagtagtattcgttaagagctcaatgtgttacgctggggtgcgttgttgaacgctgatgttttgagcaagttcaaaattaccagacgtacccgacgttacgttacgttagacatacgtgaatacggaatacagtacgtgaacttacctacgtaaatatagtacgtaaatacttacctacgtaaatatagtacgtaaatacttacctacgtaaatatagtacgtgaatacttacctacgtaaatacagtacgtgaatacttacctacgtaaatatagtacgtgaatacttacctacgtaaatatagtacgtgaatacttgcctacgtaaatacagtatgtgaatacttacctacgtaaatatagtacgtgaatacttacctacgtaaatatagtacgtgaatacctacatgaatacctacgtgactacgttagaggtacgttagatatcggctacgtcggctgacggtgaatcagccaatgtattgataacgagtggataacctgtTCCTACctgatgttaagatgatgcctgacgacggagtaacttattacacgtgtttctacaggacagctagcgttcagcatgttagccgttctccagcatcagcatgacgtgaaccaaacggcacttttccagctgcgttgtccagacgctctgataagttttaaataagtaagtgatacgctatcaatgtttgacatgcgtataataatttgttatgtgttcgttatgtatacgtcagctacgacaccgctgtggaaaagttggacgtatttggactctgacacattttgagctacttttcatatacgccggcatgtttctgccgtatGGAGCTGTGTGacgggccgtgtgtctggcgtgttcggcgtattgtctgcgtccttcaaacgatcacagcttacccttaatttatattaacCTATTGTCGatatttcatatgcgccggcatacgtttctgtcatacggatatgtgtgacagggcctttaagtcTTTGTCTGCAGCCCAACAATCAACAtgtcttttcttattttcagtTTTCATGAATTACTTCGACAACCCCGGTGGCATGATTCCTACCTGGCTGGTGAACTGGGCAGCGAAGGTGAGTGCGTGCATGTTTCGCAATATTTACAAACAATGCAAGACTAAAATGGACCCATTAAGTAGCTTCAGGGCCTCGTTGAACAGATGAGTCGCGTGCAAAGTGAATCCACATTAGGATCAATAAAGTGCAACTTAACATGACGGGTGTGAAGAGTCTGTAAGTTAAATATTAAAGCAGTAGAATTATTACATGTTTTAGTTTCTCTTGTCAAACAACTTGTAGTTTTTTCCCTGTTCACATTAAAACATCAGCCATTTTTAGATGAATCCACATTTTTAATGTCTTAAACCCACCAAAGTTACCATGTACCGTATATGCAAGCGGGCAGCAAACTTacttcttttttaatatattttacttacTCTCTTTTTACAAACTCTCCAACCAGAGTTGGAGAtagttggaacagtggaaagacttagatttcaattttattttctgtccagTTTGAATGCATTTACGACGATAAGCATGTAAAATggctgtttttgtcaatggagtctggtgtcttcGGGGACAGCTGTACGTTTTGTACATcgataaaatatatttattgtccaAATCATAGTGAAAAAATAGAAATTTGTCCCGGGAATGAATGCCGATTGTGACGTTTCCCACGGAAGACTAGAGCCAGATGTTCGTCAGTGTTAGTGGtttgtccagtgggaaaggGGCTTCAGTGTGGTtgtactcttaaatgtggatttTCACATGTGTACAGATCAAAGAGTGTCTGTTCCAAAAGCTAAACAGATTTAATGTCCTGGTGTTGTTCAGGGTTAGAGGACAAACATTGTTATGAAAAGAAAAGCCATGAAATGGAAACTGTCCATTCAACAAAGCCTAAAAGTGAACATTTCGACGATATAAAGCATTAAACTCAGATTTATTCAAAGGAAAAGTTTTCCTGACACGTGGAAGCCGTGTAGAAACCATTTCCCTGCAGCCGCACGTCACAATCTTCAAAATGTGCACATGTTCCTCGTTGACCTGCTCAAGCAGCTTTTACACGAGGGCTTTAAGGAGGGTGTTAAACGGGTTCACTCACAGGCCTCGGAGAGCTCCGTCCCTCCGCCTGCTTCATGGTTTTCCACCGTCATTGCTCGCAGATGTGTTGCACAAGTGATGTCAACAAGCTCCTCTCTTTGTTGCCCCACCCGGGTGTGTCTTCTTGCCACATGTGTTCGTGACGCTCACTGACTTGTTGTGTTCGTCTCTACCAGACTGGGGTTCCAGGTTTCCTCACAGACATGCAGAAGGcctgcagcagctacagcaaCTACTGCCAGAAGAAATGAACGCAACTGACGGCACAATGGCTCTGCACAAGAGCTCggctttatttttcttgttttaatcTTAGTTTTTCTTGATGCTGGATGATCAAATTTCTGTCTGGGGTGAATGTGGTGTGGGCTGCTACTTGTGGTCGTAGCATGCTGTAGACTCAGGCATGATGTGCATGACCGGCTGTAGTAATCAATACTGTATTGTCTTTTCTGTGCAATTACTGTGAGGAAGCTGCAGAATTTAGGAGCTGTTAGGAGTTtcaaagtggcaatagacaacttGTACAGTTTCCAAGTGGTATAATTCCTGGCGCCGCTGTCTCAAAGACAACCGGATCACTTTATATTCACTTTACTACCAGCCACTTATTCACACCATCAggggaaaaagcaagaaatgtattcaaatatattatattgtaattaattCACATTGATGCTCAGAGTAGATTCAAGATGAACGTTCTCCTCCTTCATGCTATTCACACGACACAGCGGAACGAAATGACGGTGCATCAGACTCACAGTACGCAGGCAGCTTCTCCGTCGCTGCAACCGACACAAACACGACGTTTTATGCAAATTAATATGCGAATAAATCTGCCGACTTTTAGCTATTTGCTAGCTACTTATAGCGGAAGAGAGTTGACGACGCTGCACAGTTTTCAACAGCATCGTACTTTTTTAGAACCAATCTAAACGCAGATGCAGTCATTAATCTgtagccattacattgtgcaatcaacattaaCTTCATAACgcaaaaataattagtttttaaagcttttaatgtttagacaaaatactaaaatgtattaaaacttCGGGGACTACGTGGTAAAACTTCAAACTGCAGCTTGacgttgttttaaatgtgttta
Protein-coding sequences here:
- the pctp gene encoding phosphatidylcholine transfer protein, whose amino-acid sequence is MSLQFTDEEFQSAWRELDEPQLEGGWELFTETMGVKIYRLHDKETGLYEYKIFGVLNTCNAELCAEVYMDLTYRKHWDTYVKELYEKDFSGNKAIYWEVKYPFPMSNRDYVYMRERRDLDVDGRRIWVILARSAPETPCAEKSGVLRVKDYKQSVALESDGGCGTKVFMNYFDNPGGMIPTWLVNWAAKTGVPGFLTDMQKACSSYSNYCQKK